AAGTGTGGAAAAGTTCTTTACTTACCGATtcctccatcctcccccctccgccctcGTTAAAAACCACAGCATACAGATACACTGTTGAGTGTCTGTCTCTGCCCCTGTCTGCCTGATCCACCAATGCAACGAAGGCTTGTGAGAGACTTGTGAGAGACTGATGAGGCGATAAAAACGTGGCCGAATCTCACCTCGGTTTCCGACAGTCGAGATCGCAAGGTGGTTTGGGCAACATGAGCCCCAGGTAATCCTCCTTCGTAACCCTGTCGTCGGCCAAACACGCAAGCCAAGACCAAAAGGCCAGGtgaggcggcggtgtcgtGTGAGTGAGAGCCACAAAGTGTTACACCGTTGGCGGTAGCAGATCTCATCCCAATCTGGGTTGTAACATAAAGACTTTCTTGGCAGAGGGATAGAAACACTTTGTTCTCCGGCCGAGATACAGCAATGTCCAAAGTATTCCTCCAGTCACACACGCGCGTGCCCGTCCCTCCTTCTATCCATCCGAGTCCCCGGCACCTCATCCCCGTTTCGCCTCATAATCGTACTCAGTTCACGCGCCGGACATTTGTATCTCGTCACATCTACCTGCCCCAACAAGCATTATTCTGTTTTAATCGTCTGGTATCATGCTATTACCGTCTCGTCTCTAATAGTTTCCTCACGCCGCATCGATGCCCTTTGTTCGGGCACCTCCCATGTCGGCTGcctcccctccgtctccaacTAAGTCCCCGGTGCTTCCAATGACCGACCTATCCGTCTATATTCAGACAGGTCTCACAATACAATTCCTTACCGATCGTGGCCACCGATCCGCAACAGATCGCCACGTGCCATGCTTTTCCGGACTCCGATAGCATGCCAAATGCCAAATGCACCCCCAAGAACTCCCGGTGCTGTTCATGCTCTAGTCTAATAAATCAATCCAACGCCTCGCCGCTGAGGATGCTCGACAAAATGCCAGCtccgacgccctcggcaaTTTTCTCCATTTCCTTCTCGCCAACACAGCTGGCCACTCGCTTGTCTTCCCCTGTGGGGAGCGCAGGCTTTCGTCCTCTCTTGCTCGGTGTCTGTGTCATCACGAGACTGCCAGTCTTCCCATCGACAGGGTTGATAAGACCTAGAGTCTCCAGACTTCCGATGACCTCTCGAAACTCTGAGCTTGACAGCGGGTGTAGAACCGAGTCTCGTGTGCAAAGGACAGAATACGTCTCGTACAAAGTTTTTACTGTAGGTGCCATTGTCTGCGACTTGGTGGGTGTACTCAGGCCAGTGGCCATCTTTGCCGCTCGGTTGCGCTTCTCAAGGGCAACCAATGAGCAAAGTGCTGCCTTTTGCTGTAGGTTGAGGGCTTTCAGTCGCTGGTTGGTTCCATTGCTGAATGCTGCTTGTGTGACTTGGTTCAGGTGCTTCAGGAGAACTCGCGGGGCACTCTCGGCCGTCAACGTCTTGAGAGACGCCGCTGCGACGTGAGAGACGCTTCTGGAGGACCCACTAGAGCCGGCCATGTTGGCCTTTTCACCAAGAGGCTTCCGGGACGGTGTCATCTGCAGAACCTTCTCCCTTGCCTCGTTTTCGTGTTGCCGCCGGGTCTCTGACTCGACCACGTCTAGCGCGCGTCGGCAGACCTCGAAGGCTTTTCTTAAGTCCCCCGTCTGACTCGACACCTTTCGCGAGCAGAGTTCAATGGCCGCGGGGTGGAAAAAGGGGAGTGTTTTCTCCTTGCTGTCGACCGGCATCAGAGTCATCAGACGCGTAGTGATGATGCTCTTAATTTGGGCGGCCGAGTACGGATGAAATGGGAGAAGCTCCGGCTTGAGGTTCTTGGATTTGAGCCGGGGCAAAAATCGGTCGGTGAGGTCGAGTGCGTTCGCAATGCCGATCAAGGCCAATCGTGATGGTTGCTGCAAAGACCACTCAAACAACCGATATAAGCTCTCCAAGCCCATGGTCAGGATGTGGTCGATCTCGTCCAAAACAAGCAGGTATACAGGCGAGTCTTTCTTCTTTGTGACAAAAATGTTCTGCAGCTCTTCCATGGCCACGGCTTCCGAGAGATCGCCGTTGTAACCCAAGAGCTCCAGCAGGGTGCTGTACAGGTCCTTGGAAGACTTGATACTCATGCAATTGACGTACGCTTGTCGAACCGTGGTCGATTCTATCAACTGCTCTGTGATCTCCTTGACCATTGCACTTTTTCCCGTCCCAGGAGGGCCGCTGACGTAGAGGCACCCACTCGGTGTTGACGAAGAGCATCGCTGGACGAATCGAGTCAATTGCTCTCGCTCCTTCTCGCGTCCCACAAGTTGGCCTGGGTCAGCACCCCGGGCAAAAAGCTGTCGGGCAGAGTGGTAGACGGTCTGAAGAGAACCAGGCGTGAGAGGAGACTGGGGCGTCAACCTCTGGAAGAGTCTTCCGGCGGACTTGACAACCTGCCGCGGCGTAGAGGGCGATTCGGCGAAGACGTCTCGGTGTCGTGGTGTTTGAGGCGTGATTGGGGTCGTCTTCAAGAAGCTATGTGAGCGGGAATGCTTAGTTCTTTTCGAGGTCGGTTCGGCATATGCGTCCTCATTGTCAAGCTGGCAGTCGAGCTCGAGCGTGGCTGTTGCGTCGGGATCTGCGTtctcgtcgttgtccaggGCGGCTCGGGTTTGTCGCCTGGTGCGCTTGGCGGGAAGCTGGGATTCGTCTAGACAAGTTGTGAGAAGGAGGCTTCAACAGGAGTTGCGAAGATGTGACTGAACCTACCTTGATGCTGGACAGGCCTCGTCCGCTTGCCGAGTAAGGTACGAGACATTGTTGCTGATGATTGGGTGGACGAAATAGATAACCGTACTCGACAGTTCTCGAGAATTATCGCCTTGGGAAGCTGCTTTCACGATATGAAGAGTCGTGCGGTAGGAGATGTTGAGTGGGGGAACTTGTGGTTACCTGTGGAACTGCAGACTCTTAATTAAGTGGTAGGCGCGCGCCAGTACGATGGCCGGGGAACGACGCGATACCAGGGTCGCGCAGCGCGCTTTCTCGCGATTTCCATCAAACAATCCATTTAAGCGTGACGGATGGTCCGTGCATGCGTCGTGCTTTCCTCACCCAATGCAGCGAGGCACGGTCCAAGTTACAGTGCCAATATCTATTATGTTCTTCACACTGTAAATCCCCCTTGTTTCCCCACGAACGATGTGGCAATCGACGACAACCCCACCGACCGGAGGTGCCCGGCGATTTCAGCATGAAAGCCGGACGAAGCCGCCCTCCATGATGCTGCAACACCTCTCCCTTTGCTGCCTTGCCTGAATGTTCAGAGTCCCCTTCGTTATGACACACCATACCAGATACCCTCGTCTTTTTCGTCCACCGTATGGATAGGGGCTTGTTCAGGCTTCTCGTCTCACCCTAATCCAGGGCGTTGGTACACATAAAATTCGCAAGGCAACCGGCGTTCCTGTTCAACCTTCCGTCCCTCTCAACTTGCTTCTAGCAAAAATATCTAGCCACCTTACTGTCCCTGAGTTAAAGTTGGACTCATTTCTGGTTTCGCTCCCTGCCAAGATGGTTGACACGGGGACAAGACGTTACAACTCCCGGGTCGAGGAGtttagagagagagagtatcCTATGCTCAAAGGTATAATCGCCTCCCTGCAATCATGGTAGCCTGGCATATTAATCCTGGTATTAGACTCAATCTACCTTGATCATGCCGGATCGACGTTGTACTCCAAGTCTCTCATCGAGAGGTTCTCTGTAGACATGATGTCGAATCTACTAGGAAATCCACACTctgcctcgtcgtcctctcAGCTCTCCACATCGCGCATC
The DNA window shown above is from Colletotrichum destructivum chromosome 2, complete sequence and carries:
- a CDS encoding Putative Cell division protein Cdc6/18; this translates as MSRTLLGKRTRPVQHQDESQLPAKRTRRQTRAALDNDENADPDATATLELDCQLDNEDAYAEPTSKRTKHSRSHSFLKTTPITPQTPRHRDVFAESPSTPRQVVKSAGRLFQRLTPQSPLTPGSLQTVYHSARQLFARGADPGQLVGREKEREQLTRFVQRCSSSTPSGCLYVSGPPGTGKSAMVKEITEQLIESTTVRQAYVNCMSIKSSKDLYSTLLELLGYNGDLSEAVAMEELQNIFVTKKKDSPVYLLVLDEIDHILTMGLESLYRLFEWSLQQPSRLALIGIANALDLTDRFLPRLKSKNLKPELLPFHPYSAAQIKSIITTRLMTLMPVDSKEKTLPFFHPAAIELCSRKVSSQTGDLRKAFEVCRRALDVVESETRRQHENEAREKVLQMTPSRKPLGEKANMAGSSGSSRSVSHVAAASLKTLTAESAPRVLLKHLNQVTQAAFSNGTNQRLKALNLQQKAALCSLVALEKRNRAAKMATGLSTPTKSQTMAPTVKTLYETYSVLCTRDSVLHPLSSSEFREVIGSLETLGLINPVDGKTGSLVMTQTPSKRGRKPALPTGEDKRVASCVGEKEMEKIAEGVGAGILSSILSGEALD